Proteins from one Paenibacillus amylolyticus genomic window:
- a CDS encoding LacI family DNA-binding transcriptional regulator has protein sequence MRKEQKLTIKDVAERAGVGIATVSRAINNSEGISSKTRDKVMQAIEELGFVPNTSAQSLKIRQTHQIALVVPDIRNAIIPEISWSVEQTAKQHGYHVVQINTAGNARTELETIRNVKKLHVDGLIFMPLAYPKTLPGLIDKAPLPISMINYGKKLEPGMKADIVSLSQPEGKLVMEHLFKIGRTRIAYAGAPKDIIEERFRAYEQAVGHVDISLVYFGEDFSLNTGANAADYFYGLTHMPDAVYAINDMVAIGLVNRFKELGVRVPEDVAVVGVDNNQWTTVSSPQISSVSIMGEEVARLATELLLKRIREMNTSDYEHIQFEPRLIVRESSVAMIHSSQRGPHH, from the coding sequence TTGAGGAAAGAACAGAAACTGACCATCAAGGACGTGGCAGAGCGTGCTGGTGTGGGCATCGCAACCGTATCACGGGCCATCAACAATTCAGAAGGCATAAGTAGTAAAACACGAGATAAGGTGATGCAGGCCATTGAAGAACTTGGATTTGTACCCAACACCTCCGCACAGAGTCTGAAAATCAGGCAAACTCACCAAATTGCACTGGTTGTACCCGATATTCGTAACGCCATCATTCCGGAAATATCATGGTCTGTAGAGCAGACGGCGAAGCAGCATGGGTACCATGTCGTGCAGATCAATACGGCAGGCAATGCCCGGACCGAGCTGGAAACCATTCGTAATGTCAAAAAATTACATGTTGACGGACTGATCTTCATGCCTCTCGCATATCCCAAAACGTTACCCGGACTGATTGATAAAGCTCCACTGCCCATCTCCATGATTAACTATGGCAAGAAATTGGAACCAGGCATGAAAGCGGATATCGTCTCCCTGTCTCAGCCTGAAGGCAAACTGGTGATGGAGCATCTGTTCAAGATTGGCCGGACCCGCATTGCCTATGCCGGAGCACCTAAAGACATTATTGAAGAACGCTTCCGTGCTTATGAGCAAGCTGTAGGCCATGTGGATATTTCGCTTGTCTACTTTGGTGAGGATTTTTCATTGAATACTGGTGCCAATGCTGCAGATTATTTCTACGGACTTACGCATATGCCGGATGCCGTCTATGCCATTAATGATATGGTCGCCATTGGTTTGGTTAATCGATTCAAGGAGTTAGGCGTTCGTGTACCTGAGGATGTGGCTGTGGTGGGCGTGGATAACAATCAATGGACTACTGTCTCGTCTCCGCAGATTAGTTCAGTGTCCATTATGGGGGAAGAAGTCGCCAGACTTGCTACCGAGCTGTTATTAAAACGAATTCGGGAGATGAACACGAGCGACTACGAGCACATTCAATTTGAACCGCGTTTAATTGTTCGTGAGTCCAGTGTCGCCATGATTCATTCTTCCCAGCGAGGACCGCATCATTAA
- a CDS encoding D-2-hydroxyacid dehydrogenase family protein: MDTKLRCAIMDDYQNVALTSADWSPLVDQVEIQTFNNYMGSEEKVIQELQDFDIVVLMRERTPFPEKVITQLPKLKLLITSGMRNASIDLKAAEKNGIMVCGTEGSSNPPTELTWALILGLSRQLVTENNALRSNRNWQSTVGLDLHGRTLGLLGLGKIGTRMAEIAQAFGMKVMAWSENLTREKAEKHGVIWSETKEQLLAQSDIVSIHLVLSDSTRNLIGQAEFQQMKPSALLINTSRAGIVDQQAMVEALQSGWIAGAGLDVYEQEPLPVNHIMRTLPNILATPHLGYVTRGNYEIYYKHTVENIAMFLKGTPIRQLRS; encoded by the coding sequence ATGGATACGAAGTTGCGCTGTGCCATTATGGATGATTATCAGAACGTTGCGCTGACGTCGGCGGACTGGAGTCCGCTGGTGGATCAGGTGGAGATTCAGACATTCAACAACTATATGGGCTCGGAAGAAAAAGTCATTCAAGAATTGCAGGACTTCGATATTGTAGTCCTCATGCGTGAACGTACACCGTTTCCAGAGAAGGTCATTACGCAGCTCCCCAAGCTAAAACTTCTGATTACAAGTGGTATGCGCAATGCATCCATAGATCTCAAAGCTGCGGAGAAGAACGGCATTATGGTGTGTGGAACCGAGGGAAGCTCTAACCCGCCGACGGAACTTACGTGGGCACTCATTCTGGGGTTATCCAGACAACTGGTTACGGAAAATAATGCGCTTCGTTCCAATCGAAACTGGCAGAGCACTGTAGGGTTGGATCTGCATGGAAGAACACTTGGATTGCTTGGTTTGGGCAAAATAGGCACTCGTATGGCTGAGATCGCACAAGCATTCGGCATGAAAGTGATGGCCTGGAGCGAGAATCTGACACGAGAGAAAGCCGAGAAACATGGCGTCATCTGGTCCGAGACCAAGGAGCAATTGCTTGCACAGAGCGATATCGTATCCATTCATCTGGTATTAAGTGATAGTACGCGTAATCTGATTGGACAAGCCGAATTTCAACAAATGAAACCGAGTGCGCTGCTCATCAATACGTCACGAGCGGGCATCGTCGATCAACAAGCCATGGTGGAGGCGTTGCAAAGTGGTTGGATTGCTGGTGCAGGTCTGGATGTATATGAGCAGGAACCGCTGCCGGTTAACCATATTATGAGAACATTGCCCAACATCCTGGCCACACCGCATCTGGGTTATGTGACTCGTGGCAATTATGAGATCTATTATAAACATACCGTAGAGAACATAGCGATGTTCCTGAAGGGAACACCGATCAGGCAACTGCGTTCTTAG
- a CDS encoding TetR/AcrR family transcriptional regulator has protein sequence MVRQREFDTDKALDAAMHTFWDKGFEAASLSDLTTAMGIQRPSLYAAFGDKKELFETALRRYTTQHAAQVRARLQQVSSVREAFRGLFEHIGAEGSVTVPNHGCFCINTMVELAPHDPKFAILTREHQMYLGVLFKETIERGQQSGELSIHLNASAIAQSLVVSMIGLTVLMKSGPDRLFVEQSIQVTLSLLQ, from the coding sequence ATGGTTAGACAACGGGAATTTGATACGGATAAAGCACTGGATGCTGCGATGCATACATTTTGGGACAAAGGATTCGAAGCGGCATCTTTGAGTGATTTGACGACTGCAATGGGCATTCAACGTCCCAGTCTGTACGCGGCTTTTGGCGATAAAAAGGAATTATTCGAAACTGCACTTCGAAGGTATACCACTCAGCATGCGGCTCAAGTCAGAGCCAGACTTCAACAGGTTTCTTCCGTGCGAGAAGCCTTTCGTGGGCTGTTTGAACATATTGGCGCAGAGGGGAGTGTGACCGTGCCTAATCACGGCTGTTTTTGCATTAATACGATGGTTGAACTGGCTCCACATGATCCCAAATTCGCGATCCTTACACGGGAGCATCAGATGTATCTGGGTGTTCTTTTCAAGGAAACGATAGAACGTGGCCAACAAAGCGGGGAATTATCTATTCACTTGAACGCGAGTGCGATCGCGCAATCTCTGGTTGTATCCATGATTGGATTGACAGTTCTGATGAAATCAGGACCGGACCGCTTGTTTGTGGAGCAGAGCATCCAGGTTACACTGTCTTTGTTGCAGTAA